ATCCACTCTGCAATGATTTCCAGCCACGGCCACCTGTCCTCGTCGGTCAGTGGCTCACCGGCCTGCATTTTGGCAACGTTGGACGCCGGGTGAAGGTCGTCGCCTTCAGCGAGGTCCCAGCCGAGCCTGCCGGCCAGGAGGCCGGCCACAGTTGATTTGCCGGATCCTGAGACGCCCATGATCACCAGTACCGGTTGTTGCGCAGTCTTCGCCATCAAAGTCTGCCTTCCTGAATAAATATGATTTAAACAGAGGCCAGCATATGACACGCGTTACATTGGGGCAACCCTAGAACCCGGCGATGGTCCCGGAACCGTTGATTGTGACGACATGAAACGCCTCGGCACTGCGCCCTTCAGGCAGGCCGGCCCGCGTTCCGGTCCCCAGCATGAGTGAGCGCACCGTCCGGTCCATGGCCTCAAGATCCGGGTGCTGGCTGGCGTGGACATGGATCGCTGCGAGCTTGTTGTCCACGTGCTCCGTTACGTCGACGAAGTGGTTTTCCCGTTCCTCCGGCCCGGCGAAGAGCCACAGCCACGGCAGCTTGTACGCCGCCAGCCCGGACTCGGCCAGGTCAGGATAGGCGAACGGGTTTTCCAGGGCAGGATAAACCGCCCGTGTCACGGCCTCGCCCACGGCGAGGTGGTCCGGGTGGCTCTTCTGGATGCGATTCCAGTTGCGCTCGGGATGCATGGAGAGCACGACGTCGGGACGGAGTTCCCGGATCAGCTTCACCACTCCCCTCATGACCTCGTGCGTCGGCTCGAGGTAGCCGTCCCGCTCGTGGAGGTAGTGGATGTTACTGACGCCGACCAGCGCAGCGGCCCTACGCTGCTCTTCGGCCCGCATTGCAACAATCTGGTCCCGCTGCGCAGGGTCGAAGCCGCCGGCATCGCCGTCGGTCATGATGCAGTAGCTGACGTGGACTCCCGCGGCGGTCCACGCAGCGATGGTTCCGGCGGCACCGAAGTCGATGTCGTCGGGGTGGGCGGTAAAACAAAGGACCCGCTCAACCCGGTGGTGGTCCGGGTTGAACGGGCTCTGCGCCGTAGCGTTGGTGCTCAACTAATCAGCCTTTGCGTTTCTTGATCTCTTCGGTTGCCTGTGGAAGGACCTGGAAGAGGTCACCGATGATGCCAAAGTCGGCGATCTCGAAGACAGGCGATTCGGCATCCTTATTGACGGCGACGATGACCTTGGCGGTCTGCATTCCGGCTTTCTGCTGGATGGCGCCGGAGATCCCCGCGGAAATGTAGAGCTGCGGGGAAACCGTCTTTCCGGTCTGTCCCACCTGGGCATCGTGGCCGATCCAACCGGCGTCGGTCGCTGCACGGGAGGCGCCGACGGCGGCACCGAGGGCATCGGCGAGTTCCTCCACCGGGCCGAAATCGCCGTCGACTCCGCGGCCGCCGGCCACGACAATCCGGGCTTCGGTGAGGTCCGGACGGCCACTGGCGGGCTTGTCCTTGCGGCCCGTAATACGGGCTGCACGGGCCGAGGCCGCCTCGGGAACGTCAACAGTAACGACCTCCGGGCTGGCAGCTGCAGCGGCGGGTTCCGGGGTGACGCTGTTCGGCTTGACCGTCAGCACGGAGACGGCCGTGGTGGCCTTGGCGGTGGTGGTGTAGGACCCTGCCAGCACGGATTTGTGGGCGGTGCCGTCGGCTTCAACGGCAACTACGTCGGTGATGACGCCTGCGCCCAGCTTGATGCCCAGCCTGGCGGCGATCTCCTTGCCGTCGAAGGAGTTCTCCAGAAGCACCGTGGTGGCTCCCGAGGCCGCTACGGCTCCGGCAAGGTAGGCGGCCTTCGGGCCGACGAGGTACGCGTCCAGGTCGTCCGACGAGGGCCGGAAGATGGCAGTGGCGCCGTTGGCACCGAGGGCGGCCGCGACGTCGTCGTTCAGCTGTCCGTTGACGGCGACTGCCGTCTCGCCCAGCGAACGGGCAATGGTCAGCAGTTCCAGGCTGCTCTTCTTCAGCGCCGGGCCGGGGTTGTCAATGAATACAAGTGCTTTTGCCATGTCTGGAATCCTCTTAGAGCAGCTTCTGGGCGGCCAGGAACTCGACCAGCTTGATGCCGGCGTCGCCTTCGTCGGTGATGATGGTGCCGGCGGTGCGCGGCGGACGGGCGGCGGCGGTCTGCACTGCGGTCCAGGAACCTGCCTTGCCTACCTGTGCCGGATCGACGCCGATCTCCGCAAGCGTCAGGGTGGTGATGGTCTTGCGCTTGGCCGCAATGATTCCCTTGAAGTTGGGGAAGCGGGGCTCGTTGATCTGGTCTGTCACGGACACCACCGCAGGCAACGTTGCCTCGATGGTGTCGTAGTGCGTGTCGCTGTCACGGCGCGCAATGACCCGGCCGCCGTCGACTTCCAGTTCCGAGGCGAACGTGACCTGCGGGAGGTCCAGGCGTTCGGCCAGCTGCGCCGGGACGAGCGAGGTTTCGCCGTCGGTGGAGGCCATGCCGGTGAGGACGAGGTCCACAGGGCCGTCGGCACCGAGGTGGCGGACGGCTGCTGCCAGGGCGAGGGACGTCGCAGCTGCGTCGGATCCGGCCAGGGCGTCGTCGCGGAGGTGGACGCCTTCGGTGGCGCCGATCTGGAGGGACTTCTTGATGGCGTTGACGGCACCGGCCGGCCCCATGCTCAGGGCGATCACCTGGTTGCCGGCTTTCGCTCCGCCGCGGGCCTCGGTCAGCTGCAGCGCAGCCTCCAGGGCGTATTCGTCCAGCTCGGACAGGATGCTATCGGCGCGGTCCGTGGTGTTGTCCTCGCCGCTGAGGTGACGGTCCAATTGCGCGTCTGGTACATGCTTGACCAGAACGATGATCTTCAATGTCTCTTCCACTTTCTGTACAGCAGCCTTCCATGCTTGTGGATGGCCAGCCGGGTGAGGTTATGGCCGCGGATCTCCCCCGGGGTGCGGGTAGAACCAAGCTAACCATATAGCGGGGCGCCCGCGCCGCCCCGTTAACGCCTGTGTCAGCCACCTCGGTCCGCTGAGACGCCGACGGCGGGGCCACCGTTAGTGGTGGCCCCGCCGTCGCCGTTTGTTCAATGTTTCCACTGTCTCCGGATGTCTCCGGAAGTGATGACTGCGGCTACTGCTCCGCTGCCGCGCCGAGCGTGACGTCCACCTGCTGCTCCTTGCCGCCACGGAGGATGGTGACCTTCACGGAGGCGCCTGCCGGCTGTTCGCGCACCGCGGCCGTCAGCTGGTTCGGATCGCTGATGGCGAGATCGTTGAACTTCGTCACGACGTCGCCCACCTTCAGGCCGGCCTTGGCCGCGGCGGAGCCGGACTCCACGGTGGCCACCTCGGCACCCACCGAGAAGGACGAGCTTGAAGAAGTCGAAGATTTCGGCTTGACGCTCACGCCGAACTGGCCATGGGTGGCCTTGCCGGAATCAATGATCTCCTGGGCAACGCGCTTGGCGTTGTTGATCGGAACGCTGAAGCCGACGCCGATGTTTCCGCTCGAACTCGAATCGCCGCCAGCCGAGGCGATGGCCACGTTCACGCCAATGACCTCGCCCTTGGTGTTGACCAGAGCACCGCCGGAGTTGCCCGGGTTGATGGCGGCATCGGTCTGGATCACGTTGATCGAGATGGACCCTTGGTTGGTGGTGCTCTGGCTCTGGCCGCCGTCCGGCGGTGCGAACTGGAAGCCGCCCTGGCCATCGCCCTGTGAAGCATCCGCTCCGTCTTTCGGTGCAGCCGACGACGCGACGCTGATGGTCCGGTTCAGGGTGGACACGATGCCGTCAGTGACCGTACCGGTCAGGCCCAGGGGCGATCCGATGGCGATCGCGGTGTCGCCCACGTTGAGTTTGCCCGAGTCACCCAGCGTTGCGGGGGTCAGGCCGGAGGCGTTGTCCACCTTGATGACCGCGAGGTCGGACAGCGGATCCGTCCCTACAATCTGGGCGCTGAGCACGCGGCCGTCGCTGGTGCGGACTTCGATGGTCGCTTTGGCCGCCTTGCCGTCCAGTGTCACCACGTGGGTGTTGGTCAGGATGTGGCCCTGGTCGTCGAGGATGATCCCCGAGCCCGTGCCGCCGTCACTCCCGCTGGTTGCCTTGATGGTGACAACGCTCGGTGAGGCCTTCAGCGAGGCCGCGGTGATCACGTTGACGTCGTCCTTGTTGTTCACGATCACCGTGCCGGGCTGGCTGCCGGCGCTGCTGACGGCCGCGGGGGACCCATTGCCCAGCAGGGCATCTGAGGCCGCCACGACGCCACCGCCCACCAAGCCGGCCGCGAGGATGCTGGCCACCAGGGTTCCCACGCCGAACGCAGCTTTGCGCTTCGGGGCACTGGCGGGGTCGGAGGCGTACATGCTTCCTTGCTGGTGCTGGTTGCCCGGGTAGGGGCCGCTGCCATGCGGGGCGCCCGCCCCCGAGTAATTGCTGTTTCCCGATGGGGCGCCGTGTCCCGGTTGGGCGCCGTGCTGGGCGGATGGTCCGGCCTGCTGGCCGTAGAACGGCTGGGGCTGCGGCTGGTGCTGGGGGTAGACCGGGCGTGGCGCGTTGTCTGCCTCGCCCCACCCTGCCTGACCATCGCGTGCCTGGCCGCCGTGTGCCGGACCGCCGGTTCGGGAGTGATCAAGCTGCATAGTCGGGTTGTCCTGAGCTGAGTCCGCAGCCGGCTGCGCTGCTGATTGCGCCTGCACCCGGTGCTCACCGTCCAGCGGCTGCGTGTGCTCCTGAGGAGGCCGCGCCGGCCAGCCTTCTTGAGGCTTTTCCGGATCGCGGTCCTCAGGCGATGCACCCTGGGCTGGGTTCTCAGTCATTAGACTTCCTTTCGT
This genomic window from Arthrobacter sp. 24S4-2 contains:
- a CDS encoding S1C family serine protease — its product is MTENPAQGASPEDRDPEKPQEGWPARPPQEHTQPLDGEHRVQAQSAAQPAADSAQDNPTMQLDHSRTGGPAHGGQARDGQAGWGEADNAPRPVYPQHQPQPQPFYGQQAGPSAQHGAQPGHGAPSGNSNYSGAGAPHGSGPYPGNQHQQGSMYASDPASAPKRKAAFGVGTLVASILAAGLVGGGVVAASDALLGNGSPAAVSSAGSQPGTVIVNNKDDVNVITAASLKASPSVVTIKATSGSDGGTGSGIILDDQGHILTNTHVVTLDGKAAKATIEVRTSDGRVLSAQIVGTDPLSDLAVIKVDNASGLTPATLGDSGKLNVGDTAIAIGSPLGLTGTVTDGIVSTLNRTISVASSAAPKDGADASQGDGQGGFQFAPPDGGQSQSTTNQGSISINVIQTDAAINPGNSGGALVNTKGEVIGVNVAIASAGGDSSSSGNIGVGFSVPINNAKRVAQEIIDSGKATHGQFGVSVKPKSSTSSSSSFSVGAEVATVESGSAAAKAGLKVGDVVTKFNDLAISDPNQLTAAVREQPAGASVKVTILRGGKEQQVDVTLGAAAEQ
- a CDS encoding PIG-L deacetylase family protein, yielding MSTNATAQSPFNPDHHRVERVLCFTAHPDDIDFGAAGTIAAWTAAGVHVSYCIMTDGDAGGFDPAQRDQIVAMRAEEQRRAAALVGVSNIHYLHERDGYLEPTHEVMRGVVKLIRELRPDVVLSMHPERNWNRIQKSHPDHLAVGEAVTRAVYPALENPFAYPDLAESGLAAYKLPWLWLFAGPEERENHFVDVTEHVDNKLAAIHVHASQHPDLEAMDRTVRSLMLGTGTRAGLPEGRSAEAFHVVTINGSGTIAGF
- a CDS encoding electron transfer flavoprotein subunit alpha/FixB family protein, which produces MAKALVFIDNPGPALKKSSLELLTIARSLGETAVAVNGQLNDDVAAALGANGATAIFRPSSDDLDAYLVGPKAAYLAGAVAASGATTVLLENSFDGKEIAARLGIKLGAGVITDVVAVEADGTAHKSVLAGSYTTTAKATTAVSVLTVKPNSVTPEPAAAAASPEVVTVDVPEAASARAARITGRKDKPASGRPDLTEARIVVAGGRGVDGDFGPVEELADALGAAVGASRAATDAGWIGHDAQVGQTGKTVSPQLYISAGISGAIQQKAGMQTAKVIVAVNKDAESPVFEIADFGIIGDLFQVLPQATEEIKKRKG
- a CDS encoding electron transfer flavoprotein subunit beta/FixA family protein yields the protein MKIIVLVKHVPDAQLDRHLSGEDNTTDRADSILSELDEYALEAALQLTEARGGAKAGNQVIALSMGPAGAVNAIKKSLQIGATEGVHLRDDALAGSDAAATSLALAAAVRHLGADGPVDLVLTGMASTDGETSLVPAQLAERLDLPQVTFASELEVDGGRVIARRDSDTHYDTIEATLPAVVSVTDQINEPRFPNFKGIIAAKRKTITTLTLAEIGVDPAQVGKAGSWTAVQTAAARPPRTAGTIITDEGDAGIKLVEFLAAQKLL